A segment of the Anaeromicrobium sediminis genome:
TCCCCCCCTCTTATCCTATGCCCATTTTATTTATAATGTTGTCTATCATCTCATCTATTGCTTGAAATGCTTTTGCATTTGCATTATATGATTGTTGATATCTAATCATATTGTTCATCTCTTCATCCATAGATACTTGTGAGATAGATTGTCTTTGAAACTGAATTTGATTTACTACAGCTCTTTGATTTTCAGCAAAGGATGTTGTATCTTTCCCTGCGGTTCCAACTGATGCTATGACATAAGTGGTATAATCATCTATATTCATGTTAGACCCTTCAAATTCAAAACATTCCTTATTTCTAAAATCTACAATTTCCTTTGCAATAGCGTTATCTCCAGGCTCACCACTAGCAGATGCAGCTAATTTATTAGGATCGTCTAACACTGGATTTACTTGAATATTTCTCATTCCTATTGGCTTATTAGGATCAATAGGTACATAAAAATCTATTCCCGTACTTCCATCAAGGCCATAACCTGTTGAATGAATTGCATTTATTTCTGTAGCCATGGTGTTTACAAGGGTATCTAAATCACTTCTCACTTTATTGATTATGTTATCTTCCCCTTCTATACAATCCTTAAGGCCCTTTAATTTTCCATCTTTTATTTGTACATCTTTACCTGAATCCTGCCATTTTACTTCTATTTGACTTCCTTCAGGATTAGATATTTCTACTTCCATCGTCTTAGATTCATTACCATTTACTAAATCCACTCCACCTACAGTTACATTTACCATTCCATTTGGTTGTTCCGATATATCCATATCTGTAAGATATGAAAGCTGATCTATTAAAAAATTTCTTTGATCTCTGTAATCGTTGGCATCTACACCAGAAGTTTCACAATCTAATATCTTTTGGTTTAGTTCGGCTATTCCATCAGCTATTAGGTTGATTTCATCTACTGTAGAGGCAATTTTAGTACATACATCTTGTTGAATATTAGTAAGTTGTTCATCTATTTGATTTACCGTATCTGCAAATGCAACTCCACACTCTATAACAGCTGCCCTTTCTGTTATACTCTCTGGATTTTTTGAAAGTTCGTCCCATGAATAGAAAAAATTATCCATAGAAGAATATAGGCCATACTCTGAAAAAGCACCCAAAAGAGGCTCTATATCGTTTACCACGCTTGACTTTGTTTCCCAATAACCAAGAGTACTGTTTTCCTCTCTATACGAATTATCAAGAAAAGAATTTCTCATCTGTCTTACCTGTTGAATATCTACTCCTGATCCTATTTCATATAGGCCTTGAGAGTAAGGATTCCTATTACATGATATGGCTTGTTGCCTCGTGTACCCCGAAGTATCTACATTTGATATATTATTGTTTGTAACGTATAAAGATGTTTGACTTGTATAAAGACCGCTATTTGGTATCATATAACTTCCCATAGTTGAAGACATTTAACGTCCCCCCTTTAAAATAAAAATATCTTTATATTATCTCTTCAAATTAATAAGCTCCTGTATCATTTCATCAGCAGTAGTAATTATTCTACTATTTGCCTGAAATCCTCTTTGAGCTATTACCATTTCTGTAAATTCACTTGAAAGGTCTACATTTGACATTTCAAGAAATCCTACACTTAAAGTTCCTGCACCTTGAGTCCCTGGAGCATATGCTTGATTAAAATCTCCAGAGTTAGCTGTGGCCATAAAAAGGTTATTTCCTACCCTTTCAAGTCCTGCAGGATTTGAAAATGTTGCAAGACTCATCATGCCAAGCGGTTGCTGTTGACCATTAGAATATACTCCCATAATCACTCCATCTGCCCCTATATAAAAATCATTAAGTTCTGCTGAAGGATACCCATCCACATTAAGGGGGTTAACAGAACTTTCTGCATCATACATAGATACGGATTCAAAATCTATAGTCATAGTAAAGGAACCTGTTCCTGTACTTGAATCAGGTGTAACTTCTACATCTACTTTCGTATCAAATCCATCTTCTTCAACGATATTCCCGTCTTTATCAAATTTTATATATCCACTAGATGAAGAAGAACCATCAGAAGGCATTTCCCAATACCATGTAGTTACAGGATTATCTGGATCACTATCGTCCACATAACATTTTGTAAAGTTCACATCTACTTCATAGTCATTTCCTAAATCATCATATGCAGTAAAAGGCATGGTAAAATCAGCAGTTTCAGGTGGTGTTCCTATATCACTTGTACCACTTCCCTTTGGTGATTCAGAAGCATCTAAATTCCCATTTAAAACTACATTTTCAGTAGCTTTTGGAGCTATATTATTCTTATTTTTGTTATATTCATCAGAAAAGATATTTATAGGTTCTGGATCTTTAGTGGTATCAAATACATAAGTTCCATCAGGAAGAGCCTCATACTCCTGCCATCCACATACATAAAGTCCATCTGCCGTCACAAGATTTCCATCCGTATCTAGACCAAAGTTTCCTGCTCTTGTGAACATATATGCGCCACTTGGGTCTTGAACAATAAAATATCCATCTCCATCAATGGCAAAGTCAGTTGTACCTCCTGTAAGTTGCATACTTCCTTGTGTATTGATAGTATTTATAGAACTTACTGTTACACCATGTCCTAATTGCATTGGATTTGTTCCCCCACGTCCACTATCACTAGGAGCAGTTGCTCCATTAAGAGTTTGACTATAAACTTCTTCAAAGCTTACCGTTTGAGCTTTATATCCTACCGTATTTATGTTAGCTATATTATTACTTATTACATCTAATTTCACTTGGTGGGCTTGCATACCTGATACGCCCGAATACATGGCACTCATCATTTTTAAACACCTGCCTTATTAAGGATAAAAGTTTTTATAAAGTAAAATTAAAGGGTATTTTCTGTTCCTTCTTCAGGTGATTCATCTCCATTATTATCCCCGTCACCCGCTTGTGGTTCCTTTACCTCCATTACAAGATTAGTATCAATCTCTTTTCCATTTACAGAAATATATGCACTTCCGTTTTGATAAACTACAGAGTCTACTGTTCCTTCTGCTACAGTTTGAAGTCCAGTTGATTGGTCAATATCTAAATATGTAACTGTCTTTCCCATCATGGAAAAGGCCTCCATGGAATCTAGACGTCCATTCATCATTTGCATTTGCTCAAGAGCACTAAATTCTGCAAGTTGAGCTATATATTCTGTATCATCCATAGGTTCTAGAGGGTCCTGATATTTAAGCTGTGTCATTAAAAGTTCTAAAAATTCATCCTGGCCTAATTCATCATTTGCACTTGGTGGATTTAGATTTGTTGGTTGTATTATCATATCTTGATTTGTCACCGATTGAATCATTATCAATACCTCGCTTCTTCCCTCATTTTTTATTTATACTTTATAAAAAAAGCTTGGTATAATTTTGGGATAAATTTGATAAATAATTTAGGAATATGAGAAATTGTGAAATACAAAAAAATAGGAGAAAAGCATTTATGCTTTTCTCCTATTTTCTATGTTTAAATTGACTTATTCATTTTTCATATTTTATATTAAAACTATTATATACTATATTCTTGTTCTACTTGAAATCTCAATACGGTTTTCAATTTTTCTGGCTTCGTTTTTCTAGCATCATTTAAATAAATCTCTCTGTGCTTCATAGAAATTCTTTTAATATTATTTTCAGTGCAATATTCTTTCATCAACTGAAAACTTTGAGGTTCATCATCATAAGAACCTAGATGTAATATCTGTACACAATCACCTTCACATATTGTCTTAAATTCAACTTGTTCTAATAATTTATTGGGCTTTTTTTCTTTAGTTAGCTCTATTATATTACTAGCTAAATCTTCAGTTACAAAACTCGGCTGTCTAATCATTAGCTCAAAGGCTAAATTGTCCTTATCTAAAACGCCTTCAACATATTTAGTTTTATCTGCTATATCCCATACACCTTCAAGAGGATATACAGTATATTCATAATATCCACCAGGTGGATTATCCCATTTGTATGACATTCTTACGGTATATGCTAGGGAATATAGAGCAGAAATATATTCTTCAAAGGCTTTATTATTAGGGTTACCTTGTCCTTTGATCGTAAAATATTTAAAAGGTGGTATATTGATTAATTCAGGTTTTCCTTTTGGAACATAAATATTCTTCTCATGTTTTCTCCATTCCTTTTTCATAACTTCAGAACTCCTTTTTTATGTATATGGTAACAAATTATATATGTCAGCTGTATGTCATATTATAAAAATTATTTATATCTTTCTTTAAATAATATTACAAATATTATAATAAAAAATACCTACACATTTTCATATGATTTCCTTATGGTAGACAGAAAAATATAGCCTTTTAACCTTTCCCCTATGGAGCAGATTTTATGTAAAATGTGTGGATATTCAAGGCAATTTTCATATTTTTCAGATAATTCTTGCTTTTCCTATTGCATAAATAAGAAAAACATTGTATAATATTACCAATAAATGTAATAAACCAGCAGACAAAGGCGTTAACAAAAAGGAACTATGCTCCTTCATTTGTTGATGCTTTTTTTATTTAAGATTTAGAAAACTGCAAATAATATGAATCTAAAGATGTCTATTATAAATGACAATTATAGCAAATACAAAAGATAACAAATTGAAACTTATTCATCTATAATTTACATATATTTTAGGATAATCTTTGTTCATTATTAAACGATTGCAGAAATTAAGAGGAGTGAATTTATGGCAAATACTAATTTTGAAAGAGTTTTATCAAGAAAAGATGTTTTAGCTTTGGCTTTTGGAGCTATGATTGGTTGGGGTTGGGTAGTTTTAGCAGGGAGCTGGGTAGAAAGGGCTGGTGCTTTAGGTGCAATGTTAGCCTTTTTATTTGGTGGAGTTATGGTTTTATTCGTAGGATTAACTTATGCTGAACTAACATCTGCCATGCCAAAATGTGGTGGAGAACATGTATTCAGTCACAGAGCTTTAGGTGCAAATATGTCATTTATATGTACTTGGGCAATAATACTAGGGTATGTATCAGTTGTTGCATTTGAGGCAGTTGCACTTCCAACCGTTGTTGAATATTTATTTCCAAATTATATTCGATTTAAAATGTATACTGTGGCAGGATATGATGTTTATTTTACTTGGGTTTTACTTGGAGTTTTAAGCTCTGTAGCAATCACAGTAGTAAATTATTTCGGTGTTAAACCTGCTGCTTTTTTACAATGGGTCATAACCCTTTTTATTACTCTCATAGGTTTATCTTTCTTTGGAGGAGCCTTAGTAAATGGCAGTACAACAAATATGCAACCATTATTTACTGATGGTGTAAGAGGAGTATTTGGAGTTGCAGTAATGACACCATTTATGTATGTTGGTTTTGATGTTATACCTCAAGCGGCAGAAGAAATTGATATGCCATTTGATAAAATCGGGAAAATTTTGATTCTATCTGTTATTATGGCAGTATTTTGGTACATTATGATAATCATAGGTGTTTCACTTGCTATGGACAATGCATCCATCAGTGCTTCTAGTCTAGTAACAGCTGATGCAATGGGGTCTGTGTTTAATGGAAGTGGTCTTGCTTCTAAAATAATGATTATTGGAGGAATAGGTGGAATAATAACAAGTTGGAATTCTTTCTTCGTTGGAGGTAGTCGTGCAATTTATTCTATGGCCCATTCTAAAATGTTACCTTCTTTTTTAGCAAAAATACATCCAGAATACAAAACACCAACAAATGCAGTTTTATTAATTGGGATATTATCAACGTTAGCACCTCTTCTAGGAAGAAAAATGTTGGTTTGGCTTGTAGATGCAGGTGGATTGACGATAGTTGTAGCTTACTTAATAGTTTCAATCTCGTTTTTAGTATTAAGAAAAAATGAACCAAATATGCCTAGACCATATAAAGTAAAGCATGGTAAATTAGTTGGAAATATAGCTGTTATTCTAAGTTCCGCAATTATAATACTATATGCTCCTGGGGCACCAGCTGCATTAATATGGCCTTATGAATGGTTCATAATTATAGGATGGTCAATTCTTGGCATAGTATTTTATTTATGGGCCAAATTATCCTATAATGATTTTGGAGTTCACGAATTCAAATTAGATATAAAGTCATAAATCATCTTAGTCAGTTCCCATACTAATAAATTTATGTCTCCATATGGATTTCTTCTGTTTAGAAAAGTGAAAGTATTAAAAAAAGCTAGGCTTAATGCCTAGCTTCATTTATATCTTTATACCTTTTTAACAAATTGAGATTTTAATTTCATAGCTCCGAAACCATCAATTTTGCAATCAATATCATGATCTCCATCAACTAAGCGTATATTTTTTACTTTTGTACCTATTTTTACAACTGATGAACTACCTTTTACTTTAAGGTCTTTGATTACTGTCACAGAATCCCCATCATTTAAGACATTTCCATTTGCATCTTTGATAACCTTTTTATCTTCATTATTTTCAGCTTCTGATTGTGAATTCCACTCATGAGCACATTCTGGACAAACAAAAAGATTTCCATCTTCATAAGTGTATTCTGAATTACATTTTGGGCAATTTGGTAAATCAACCATAATTTCCTTTCCTCCATTCCTTATCGTTAATTCTAATATATATAAATTATTTTCAATTTTCTTTTTACAACTTCGTAAGAATAGGAATTACGAACTTGAAATTTACAAAAAAATATATAGGTAGTTCCCTATGGGCTTATATACCATCATATATACTATCATAGTCTTCTCATATTAGCAAACCTACCTACAGACTCTCCTTGAAGTTCCTTTTCCAAGTATTATGTGAGAGAAATATTTTAATTTATCTTCCCTTTCTTTAAATAGTTGTATTTCGTTTATGGATCTCACCATTATGTGATATATAGCTGAATTAATTTTTACTAGTGAGAATCTTAACATAAAAAAATACCCTCCTATTTTTTTATTGTGAGGGTATTTTATGTGAAATTTAAATTCTTATTCAATAGCTACGATTAACTGTTCCAATTGCCTACTATATAGCAATTGCTACCTCTTTATTTGCATTTTCAAATTTAGTAAGCCACTGTTCTCTTTCTACTCTTAATTTATTAGCTATTACACGATATTCTTCTTCTGTATAATGATTTCTTGGATTATATTTTTTAATATCTATCCCTTCTACATGCTTTGGTAACAGATATCCCCATTCCTTATCAGCTTCCCACTTAATGTTATCTTTTGCTATCTCTTTCATTATAGTAGTTGAAACTTTAATAGTTATTTTTTCTCCCTTATGGTCTTCTTTAGCCCCAACACTACCTGTATTTAATATAAAACACTCCATATCTGGATTTCTTTTTAATATTTCATGTAATCTATATCCTTCCTCAGCCTCAGGCCCTATTATAAAAGGGTTAGTTCCTACACATCTTTTTGATTGTCCTGCTTTTGTAGGATCTCCAGCTGAAGTTTCTATTGACTCTCCAAGCATAAATGCTGTAACAGCTTGTGACGCATTTAATTTCATAACAGGAGGAATTATATCATTCCTTCTTGTTATAAATATGATTTTGTTTGCTTTTTCAAGGTCTACACTATTATCTGTATTCTCTATTTCATTTCTTAAAACTACTCCCCTACCATTAGATGTAAGAGTTGTATCATCAAAATCTACTTTTCCATTTTCATTTATTTTTACGTTTTCAAATATTGAATTTTCGCTTGTAGCTGCTGTATATAAAACTTTCTGTCCTTCATCAAGGCCTTCAGTCTTTATAAAAAATCCATTTTCACTTCCTGCACAATATCCATTTTGATCCATAAAAATAACATCATCTTGTCTTATAATAGCCTTTTCTTCTCCACTAAGGCCATGATCATGTATTGTAAGAGTAGTTTTACCTGTTCCACTTAATCCAAACATTATAAATCCTACATCTTTCAAGTTTTCATTTTTATCTTTTACTCTTAACACTTTACTACCTGCATGTAATCCTAGTCCACCCATATTTTTTACTTTATGCATAGCCATTCTTAAGAAAGACTTTTTAGATTCACCAAAATAATCACTACCTAATATGAAAGTTATCCCCTCTTCCGGATATGCTATCATAATTCTTTCTGGCCACTCTGGAACATATATACTAACGAAATCAGGATTTTCTGTATCTATAGGATCAAATAAAGTGTTATTCCACATGTAGGCTATCCTACTATATTCCTTAGTTATATAAAGTCTACAATTAAAAGAAAATCTATCATCCATTCCCATTTTTCTATCTATTCTAACTACTTCTTTATTTTTTAAGTAATTTTTAACTTCCTTAACAATCTTGTCTGCTTTATCTCTACTAATCCCTTGTTGATCTACGCCTAAGGATATATCATCTACAATATAAGTATTCTTTGCACTTCTATTTCTTACTTCAGTCACATAACATGGACTGTTGAATTCTGTTGTAGTTTCCATATGTTTACTCATTTTTCTCAATTCATTAACATTAGGATTTATCATTACGTTTTTAAACAGTTTATCATTTATTAAGTATGTCATTAATAGCCCTCCATCGTTATATGTGTTATACTATTTCGTATTTACAACATACAATATATCATCTTTTGAAGATTTGTATAGCGTTTTTCTATAATAAAAAATAAAAAAAAGTATATTTAATATATACTTTTCAAAATAAACTTTTCTTTAATAATTACTTAAATAAATTAAGTGTGGAAGTAGATAAATAACTTAAAATAATTTGTATATTTGAATGTTTGATCTCCATAAATTGATTGGTTTATCCCTATGTGATAAAATATGTCTAATGTAAAGGATTATAGGGGTGACTTTTATTGGATAATTTACTCTTCGTATACAACATAGTTTTAACAATTTTTTTTGCAATAGATTTTACAGGCTTTTATATTATTTATATGAAAAACAGAAAAAAAGAATTTTTATTTCTAGCATTACTATATTTCCTACTTATAATAGATAATTCTATAATTTATATATCTGAATTTTCAGAGGGTTTTTATTTATTATATGAAACTAGTCATATACTTTATATAATTATTGACTCCATATATTTAGGAATTATATTAACTACTAGACTAATTATTTTAGAGGTATTTAATGATAAATTTACAATTAGGGAAAAACAGATTTGTATAGTATTACCTGTTATTTTATCCATACTAAGTATTTTTGCTCCACATGAAGTTAGTGACGTATTAATTTTTATTTCTTTTTTCACAGCCCTTTCTTATATGGCCTTTAGAATGTATAAACATATTAATAATTCCTCTAATAAATTTAATGAAAAAATATCAAAAATATATAAAATTTTTCTATGGACTATTATTACATTAAACATTTTAGGCATTATAGAGAGTATTATTTATTATATAAAGGCTTTCAGCAATTCATATGTAAACCTCATAGCATTAGAATATAGGTTCATATCCTTTGATATTATAAAGCTTTTCATTTGTATAATTGGAATAAAGAGTCTATACAGTACCTTTGAAAAACTATTTGATAAAAAAAGTACGGACGAAAAGTTGAAGGAATTTTGTATAAAATACTCTTTAACAAGTAGACAAAGAGAAATTATAGAATTAATTATAGATGGATATTCAAATAAAGAAATTAGTAGTAAGCTTCATATTGCAGAAGGAACTGTAAAGATACATATTTATAATATCTTTAAAAAAACTGATATTTCTAGTAGAAATCAAATGTTAAAAAAAATAATGGATGATTAAATTTTTTAAGTCTTGGTTAGTTCTAAAGTAGAATTTAACTAAGGCTTTTTTATTATAAATTATTTTTCCGAGAAAAATATTTAGTCTGGTGATTTTGTTTTAATGAAATGAATTAGACGTTTATCTATTTGGGTATATTTAGTATAATTTTAATATATACAATTCTATTTGATTGTAGATTGAAATAATTCAAAACACTAGAGGTGATATTAATGAACAGACTTGCGGCAAAAATAAAAGAATCCAGAATATCAGCTGGATTAACTGAAAAGCAGCTGGCTAAAAAATGTGGGTTGTCAATTAACTATATAATACAAGTTGAATCAGGTAAGAAAATTGTGAATGAAAGTGTTGCTGATAAGATTTTAAATGCCTTAGGAACTAAAGAAGAATTTGTTACAGAAGAGAGGGTTGTAGAAAAACCTAAGAAAACTAAAGCAATCATGCCTCAGGGAACAATTCCCGTTGAGCCAAACCAAACTTGGGCTGACGCCTTGGCAGGAGTTATTAAGAAATATCCAATATATGATCTATATAATAACAAGATTGTGGGCTATAAAGACTTGCCTATAATAAGTAAAAAAATTGAAGGTCATCATCCAGATAAAATAATGTTTGTAAAATGTTCAAATAACGATATGAAAGCCTTCAGAATAAAAAAAGGTGATGTGTTGACTGCCCTTGTAACTAAAGATATACAAAACCACTGTATATATTTATTTGAAATGGACGGAAGTAAAATGGTTCGACAGCTAACAAAGGAATCCAACAAAAAGGTGACACTATTAAAATGTACAAATGATAGTTCTGCTACCACTGTTGCTATGAGCAAGGTAAAGATTTTAGGAAAAATTATCAAAAATGAATTTTCCATATAATATGATTATTTAAAAATATAGTAAAATAACGATAGTATTCTTATATTAGAAAGGCTTTGGAGTACCTGCCTTTTAACTAAAGTTTTAATAATTATAGTAATTTTCCCCAATTTCCTGGTGAGTAAAAAAGTACAAGCCTTAATAGAAATGAAACTAAAATATCCATAGATTTAAACAATAGTAATACTAAAATGAGCTACATCTATCATACTATAGAGTAGCTCGTTTTAGATATGTAAATCATTTATCTTTATTAGATACTCGTGGGTATACCCCACCATTTAAATAGATTTCTCCATATGCACTGTTTCTTCTTCATCATCATCTTCTACTGTAATTAAAAACCCTTTCTTTTTCCAAAAATCAAAGCCTCCTGGAAGATGCTTATGGGTATGTAAGTAGATCTTCTCATAGCCACTCTCTTTACAAAACTGAACTATATTATCAAATAAAAGAGATCCTATTCCTTTTCTTCTTAAATCTTCATTTATATAGCATCTCCCTAGTTCTGCTGTTGTATATTCCCTATATATGCCCTTTATAGAATCAAATCTATCTATAAATTGTTTCACTGCTATAGTTCCAACTAGATGATTTTCTTTATCAAAAGCACCTATAATAGTCTTTCTTTTTTCATTTATATAAAATTCCTTCATGTTTATAATGTCATTATGGTACAGTGGATTTTCTTCACAGTTATATAATTTTTTTACCATTTTGAATAAAAATTCTTGAGCAATAGGCACTTCTTCTGTACTTATATTTCTAATATTAATCTGATCTACCATAAAATCCTCCCATTAATTTCAAGTTATATTCCACAAGAAAACATCTCTTTACAAGTTCTACAGTAGTTTCTATAACTATATGTCAAGTTTCACTTTTCTTTCAGCATGTATGGCACAAAACTCTACAACCACCATTATTTACTTTAAATTCAGGAGTTTTTTCATAACAAATTTCAGATGCATTGGGACAACGAGGACTAAATATACAACCTTTTTTATTTTTAGAACCAGTCATTTTCAATCCAGTACAATTCATCTTTTTATGAAAGTTTTTTACTGAAAACACTGAATCAAGTAGCATTTTAGTATATGGATGTTTTGCATTCTTTACAATATTTTGACCTTCTATAATTTCAACGATTTCTCCTAAATACATAACATATATTTTATCACATATACTTTCTGCTAATGCTAGATCATGAGTTATAAAAATACTAGAGAAGTTCGTCTTCTCTCTGATTTCCAATAAAAGCCTGATAATTTGTTGTTGTATAGAAACATCCAGGGCAGATGTGCATTCATCACAAATGATGATATCAGGTTTTAAACCTATTGCTCTAGCAATTACAACCCTTTGTAGTTGACCACCACTTAATTCATTAGGATATTTATTCATATAATCCTTATTAAGCCCTACAATCTCAAGCAGTTCCTTAGCATATTCCCATGCTCTTTTTTTATTCATCATATTAAAATTTATAAAGGGTTCGATTAAATATGATCCTATCTTCATTCTTGGGCTAAATGTGCTTAAAGGATCTTGAAATATCATTTGTACACTTTTATAATACTCTTTAAGTGACTTATTTTTTAAAGATGTAATATCCTCCCCCTTAAAAATCACTTTACCTTCAGAGGATTCTATTAAATGGGATATTATCCTTGCAATAGTGCTTTTCCCACAGCCACTTTCTCCAACTATTCCTACACATTCTCCCTTTTCTAAGGTAAGACTTACATTATTAACAGCCTTGAATGTCTTACCGGTATTATCCCTGAAATTTTTATGTATATCTTTCAACTCAAGAATTGTATTTTCTTTCATTATTAAAATCCTTTCAATTCAGGTATAGCAGCCAATAATTCTCTTGTATATTCCATTTCAGGGTTCATTATGACCTTTGACTTACTGTCATACTCAACTACTTTACCATTTTTCATAACCATAATCCTATCTGCCATGTATGCTGCACAGCCTATATTATGAGTAACCAAGATAATACTAGTATGAAATTTATCTCTAAGATCCATAAGTTCATTGGCTATCTGTGTTTGTGTTATTACATCGAGAGCACTTGTTGGCTCATCGGCTAAAATAAGCTTTGGCTCCATGGCAATGGCCATGGCAATGGCAACTCTTTGTTTCATTCCTCCACTTAATTGGAAGGGATAAGAATTCATAACTCTATCTACATCAACAAGATGCATTTTTTCAAGGGTATCTTTAGCCTTTTTAATTGCCTCAACCTTTGATATATCTCTATGGTTCCTAATACTCTCTACAAATTGTTTACCTATCTTTAGAATAGGATTGAGATATGAACTAGGATTTTGAAAAATCATAGCAACTTCATTGCCACGAAAATTTCTCCACTGCTCCTTATTGTATTCTATGATGTTTTTACCTTGAAACATAATTTCTCCAGAAACTACTTTAGCACCGGGAGATAATAAATTAATCATAGTTCTTACTAAAGTTGTCTTTCCACTTCCACTTTCTCCTACAATACCAACAATCTCTTTATGTCCAATATCAAAATTAATGTTATTAAGGATATTTCCTTCACTATTATATTTAATTGAGAGCTTTTTAACTTCAAGTAATTTATTCATATATTTTTGACCTCGTTCTGGTTATAAAATGATCAATATTTATCTTATAGTTTCAAACAATTATTTTACCTTTACTCTATCGTCTATATAATATATTTCTGATATAAATCTATGTATGCCATCTACTTTTTTTCTTGTTACAACTGTCCCTTCTTGATAATATAAGAATAGGGAAGCTACATCTTTCATAAGAATCTCAGAACCTTCAATTCCTAGCTTTTGCCTACGCTCCTTATCAAAGGTATTACCTAACTCACGGCAGATGTTATCAAGCTCTTCATTGCTATATTTACCAAAGTTTCCTACACTCCCTGTTTTATAACTAGCTTCTAGGAAATACTCCGGATCTGCTGTCGGTGCAGAGGTCCATCTTTCCCATATCATATCAAAATCCCCTGAC
Coding sequences within it:
- a CDS encoding APC family permease, with protein sequence MANTNFERVLSRKDVLALAFGAMIGWGWVVLAGSWVERAGALGAMLAFLFGGVMVLFVGLTYAELTSAMPKCGGEHVFSHRALGANMSFICTWAIILGYVSVVAFEAVALPTVVEYLFPNYIRFKMYTVAGYDVYFTWVLLGVLSSVAITVVNYFGVKPAAFLQWVITLFITLIGLSFFGGALVNGSTTNMQPLFTDGVRGVFGVAVMTPFMYVGFDVIPQAAEEIDMPFDKIGKILILSVIMAVFWYIMIIIGVSLAMDNASISASSLVTADAMGSVFNGSGLASKIMIIGGIGGIITSWNSFFVGGSRAIYSMAHSKMLPSFLAKIHPEYKTPTNAVLLIGILSTLAPLLGRKMLVWLVDAGGLTIVVAYLIVSISFLVLRKNEPNMPRPYKVKHGKLVGNIAVILSSAIIILYAPGAPAALIWPYEWFIIIGWSILGIVFYLWAKLSYNDFGVHEFKLDIKS
- a CDS encoding GyrI-like domain-containing protein, whose amino-acid sequence is MKKEWRKHEKNIYVPKGKPELINIPPFKYFTIKGQGNPNNKAFEEYISALYSLAYTVRMSYKWDNPPGGYYEYTVYPLEGVWDIADKTKYVEGVLDKDNLAFELMIRQPSFVTEDLASNIIELTKEKKPNKLLEQVEFKTICEGDCVQILHLGSYDDEPQSFQLMKEYCTENNIKRISMKHREIYLNDARKTKPEKLKTVLRFQVEQEYSI
- the flgK gene encoding flagellar hook-associated protein FlgK; protein product: MSSTMGSYMIPNSGLYTSQTSLYVTNNNISNVDTSGYTRQQAISCNRNPYSQGLYEIGSGVDIQQVRQMRNSFLDNSYREENSTLGYWETKSSVVNDIEPLLGAFSEYGLYSSMDNFFYSWDELSKNPESITERAAVIECGVAFADTVNQIDEQLTNIQQDVCTKIASTVDEINLIADGIAELNQKILDCETSGVDANDYRDQRNFLIDQLSYLTDMDISEQPNGMVNVTVGGVDLVNGNESKTMEVEISNPEGSQIEVKWQDSGKDVQIKDGKLKGLKDCIEGEDNIINKVRSDLDTLVNTMATEINAIHSTGYGLDGSTGIDFYVPIDPNKPIGMRNIQVNPVLDDPNKLAASASGEPGDNAIAKEIVDFRNKECFEFEGSNMNIDDYTTYVIASVGTAGKDTTSFAENQRAVVNQIQFQRQSISQVSMDEEMNNMIRYQQSYNANAKAFQAIDEMIDNIINKMGIG
- a CDS encoding flagellar hook capping FlgD N-terminal domain-containing protein; the protein is MIQSVTNQDMIIQPTNLNPPSANDELGQDEFLELLMTQLKYQDPLEPMDDTEYIAQLAEFSALEQMQMMNGRLDSMEAFSMMGKTVTYLDIDQSTGLQTVAEGTVDSVVYQNGSAYISVNGKEIDTNLVMEVKEPQAGDGDNNGDESPEEGTENTL
- a CDS encoding flagellar hook protein FlgE; translated protein: MSAMYSGVSGMQAHQVKLDVISNNIANINTVGYKAQTVSFEEVYSQTLNGATAPSDSGRGGTNPMQLGHGVTVSSINTINTQGSMQLTGGTTDFAIDGDGYFIVQDPSGAYMFTRAGNFGLDTDGNLVTADGLYVCGWQEYEALPDGTYVFDTTKDPEPINIFSDEYNKNKNNIAPKATENVVLNGNLDASESPKGSGTSDIGTPPETADFTMPFTAYDDLGNDYEVDVNFTKCYVDDSDPDNPVTTWYWEMPSDGSSSSSGYIKFDKDGNIVEEDGFDTKVDVEVTPDSSTGTGSFTMTIDFESVSMYDAESSVNPLNVDGYPSAELNDFYIGADGVIMGVYSNGQQQPLGMMSLATFSNPAGLERVGNNLFMATANSGDFNQAYAPGTQGAGTLSVGFLEMSNVDLSSEFTEMVIAQRGFQANSRIITTADEMIQELINLKR
- a CDS encoding zinc ribbon domain-containing protein YjdM, translated to MVDLPNCPKCNSEYTYEDGNLFVCPECAHEWNSQSEAENNEDKKVIKDANGNVLNDGDSVTVIKDLKVKGSSSVVKIGTKVKNIRLVDGDHDIDCKIDGFGAMKLKSQFVKKV